Genomic segment of Pochonia chlamydosporia 170 chromosome 1, whole genome shotgun sequence:
CAGTACAGTCATCTACCTCCCAGGCGGCATCTGCCTTGAGAATGACTTGGATTGCCATGTCCTGACAATGAACTATGCTCGTGCGCAGGTTGCCGCATAGTGATACAGTTTTCTCCCAAGCAAGTCGAAAAGAGGCAATATCGGCATCTGCAGTAAGATTGTAGATATAGGTGGCTTTGGAACAACCTGGTTGCACCATGGTCAGGTCCATGACGTTCTGTTGAAGCTGGGTGCAGGGAAAGGCGtcttcaacagcaatgtCGGATGCGAATTCCCCTTCCCATTGTATCTGTGACTTGACTTCGTCTATGACTTCAATAGGTAACAAGCTGCACGGGCGAGTTTTGGCGTAAGATGCAAAAGTGGTGCATGCAAGGATGGCTGAGTTGGCCAGCTGTGTCAGGTCTCGGCATTGTAGAACATCAGTTGCTGACAGAATGACTCTTTCCTTCAAAGCCCGTTGCACAACTTCTTTTGCAGCTTTGGCATCCCCTCCAAGCTGAACAAAAGACTCTGAAGATGTGATTTGGTGATCGAGCAAATTCAAGGTAACGGCAACAATCTTCTTCAGTGTTTGGGGTAATGACGCAGCACCTTTGCTAAGTCCTGACGCCAATATTCGATCGCGTAACGCATCCTCATCGGTACTTCCATCAGTGCAAGCCGGAATATCTTCAACAGCCACCCAAATCTTGGGTATCTCTAAACTTGTCTCCAaactgttgatgttgtgcttcaAGTCTGTGCAAATGGTCCTGACGAGTTCCATATCAacgtcctcatcatcataaCGCGGCTTCTTGAACACAAGAGCAACAGCCAGATCCGACTCGTAGGAATAGCCATTCTTCCGGTCGCCATTCGTTGTCGTTAGTTTCGGTTGTTTGAGTTCGAATACGCAGCTATCCTTAATTTCCGTATATTTGCCCAGAAGTTTCTCAATCTGCGAACGAGAAATCTGGCTTTCTGATTTCATTAAAGATCCCATGTTTACTATTCGATACGTGATCAGTGAGTACTGCTATTGATACAGTCGTTTAACAATATTCACTTGGATTCGTGAACAGATGGTTGATCCAACAATTCTAAAGTCAATATTGAATCGCTCAAACCTCCAACCAAGTCCCCAAACAAGGCTAGTGTACAAGGGCTGTCTCCGGTTCGAGCGACTACCGGTAAGATCGTCCACCAGTTCCCTATAACGTCAGCGTCATTGGCTTACCAGCACTGTTACTGGCTTGGAGATTACTGGATCTCGTCGAATAATCCTGCATCACTAGCCATCCACCAAGACGGCTGGGGCTGCATGAGCTCCAACAGCTACCCCTGGTCGCCGTATCTCGGAATTGTCGATTTGAGTGGTGAGGTAATCTATGAGTACATCATTTGATCCGTTTTGCCATGTCAGGTGCATCAATACAGCCTAGCATCCGGTAATGTTCCAACTCACCTCGAATCTCATAACTTACTGTCACGGAATACTAACACATCTACTATATAATCACAACTTATGCGCTCTACCTCTGTTTGGCTAGCTGGGTGTCACCAATgacactttttttttgtgctgTTTAAATTTCTAGCTTGTCTTTCTCTCTTCGCGCAGCTGTTATCCAGTCGCAAAGACGAACGTGGTTTAGTTGACACGACGGCTACATCTCCGTTGAGTCTTCCTGTGTCCTTGTTGCTGACTGACCAACCCAATGATCTAGAAAGTCTGGTGAACATGGCATGCGTCGTTTCATATGCCAAATTGACTCCGTTCGCACTCGATACGCCAACGCATGGCGTCTTCGTCTGGTTTCTGGTTTGACGAGAGAGAGTAAGTGCCATTCTTCGTAGTAGCCAGGCGCGTTGTTGATGACAGACAGTAATGCACCATGGAAGCTTCCAGGATCCCCAGTAAGAAAATCgggggtctggtctggttgtttttACGGCGTGACACGCCGTGGGGACCAGATCGAGCTGAAAGCTCAGAATAACAAACCTACCCTATAGTAGCACAAATTTTCGTAGTTTTTTTAAGTTCGTTTCGTAGGCATGGTGTCAACGTGTTAGATGACTTAAGGTGATGGAATATTGTATTAATAAGTAGTCAGAGCTTTGTTTAAATCTTTTTGTATTTATTTGATTGTCTATAGCTGGTGCAAATAGGCTGTGGGATGCTTGAAAAGTTGCGACCGGAGTTGGGCGTTGGGAACTTGGGAGTGTGTGTCAATGAGGTACATCAAAGCAATTAGGTGCAGTAGACTCTCCGATACGTACAAAAGTATGCAAGAAAAAACACACGTGGGCTTGTTTACATTGTCGAAATCCTGTGCACATGGTATATAGATTTCTACATGATAGCAAGTGACTTGCGAATGATACCAGACCAATACTCGGGCTCTATGATGTGACAGACATACCCATTGTCGCTTGTTGGGGTGaccaagaaaagaaacatCCAAGATGCAGGCGATCTACGATTCACTGTCGGGTTGCGCTACGGCGATTCAGGATAGAAGAAACATTGCAGAACACACACGGCGTGTTGGCATTGAGCCAATTGAGTCTGGGTTTGACGGTGttgcaacatttgaagccagCCGTGACGCGTCGCGATCTGCGGCGGCAATCCGCAATACTGATTGCCGACATCTGCAAAAAGTTCAATGCTAACAAGTACAACGTACCACAATTTGCTCAAACGTTCAAGGTTCATGCATTTGCTTTTACTATTCAGCAACCTGCAGCGTATTTACGCCTGGTACGCAAAGGTGATGGATTGTAAATATTTCTTTATTTTCCTTTCAATAGCGTGACAGCTACCTAAGCCGCCTCATCTTGGTCATCCACTACCTTGGTTTTATCATCCTTGCGGGAAAACGAGACGCCAAACACGATTGCAGCTCCACAAGCTAGCAAGCAAGCTGCGGCAATGAAAGGCAGGCCAATCCAAGGTTCTCCCCAAGACAAGCCGATTCTAAAGGTGGTGGCCATCAACGGCCCGGCGATCAAATTTCCAAAATTTTCAAGGACACTCAGAGCCGTGAACAGCATGCCGACGTGTTGATCCTCTGCCACCAGAGCTAACAGGCTCCGCATGGCTGGAGTGTAACCGGCGCCAAGTGAATATATGGCCAAGCTGAATAGCAGCAGGACGGATTGGTTCGCGATACCTATGCCAAATGATCCCACGACGAGGGCGACGATACTGGCTCGGGCAATCCACAAATCCTTGAATAATGGACTGAGCTGCATTTTGCCCAAAAGGACTCGACTCGCAAACGGCAAGATGGAAACTACCAGTATGAGATTCATTCCGGCAGTGATGGAGGATAAGAGGCCGGCCTAGATTTTTGACATTATATTGTAAGCGCAACGTACCACAGTAGAAGTGGGACAAATAGCATTGGAACAAAACCATACCTGCGACCAAGACCAGGAAAATCGCTTGGTGACATACTGCATCTGGATGATAGACACGTATCGGCCGAGTGTGGTGAACAAGAATGtaagaagaagcaagcctAGCCTCTTGTTCTCCCAGAATAGGCATCGGATCGATCCGAACGCTTCTCGCACGGCGTTGGAGATCTTTGGCCGCAATGCGCCCCATGTAATGCTAGATTTGCCGGCCACAGTTCCAGGGAGGTCATCCTGAGGAGTGGTCTCACCATGCACAGCTGAACCTTTGCGCTGAGTCTCTGGGGAAGCAATGGCGACCAAGATGGCGGTTGGAACACAC
This window contains:
- a CDS encoding MFS transporter (similar to Beauveria bassiana ARSEF 2860 XP_008597970.1), with translation MTSSAHQDERRPLLQGSPTRGEHDGAPLRSVDGSNGPWRRFLQLLPFLLMFTAVEVGASLLSIAESQIIEGVVCRKYYPDVFESSVDPRCKNEDVQSELSMLQGWELPFALVPGLLTTIPYGIVADKYGRKLVLILSLIGVALSQFVDLVVCRFPDTFDIRLIWLGASMSVVGGGPFVFTAMMFTMASDISTEAQRSTTFFHLTAMAIAGQLVAAPLAFVAMARGEWFAASVGFLCVPTAILVAIASPETQRKGSAVHGETTPQDDLPGTVAGKSSITWGALRPKISNAVREAFGSIRCLFWENKRLGLLLLTFLFTTLGRYVSIIQMQYVTKRFSWSWSQAGLLSSITAGMNLILVVSILPFASRVLLGKMQLSPLFKDLWIARASIVALVVGSFGIGIANQSVLLLFSLAIYSLGAGYTPAMRSLLALVAEDQHVGMLFTALSVLENFGNLIAGPLMATTFRIGLSWGEPWIGLPFIAAACLLACGAAIVFGVSFSRKDDKTKVVDDQDEAA